A single Oncorhynchus nerka isolate Pitt River linkage group LG10, Oner_Uvic_2.0, whole genome shotgun sequence DNA region contains:
- the LOC115135473 gene encoding short transient receptor potential channel 5-like, translating to MMNPMAQLYYKKASYSPYRDRIPLQIVRAEAELSAEERAYLTAVEKGDYAGVKLALQEAEIYYNINVNCLDPLGRSALLIAIENENLEVMELLLNHGVHVGDALLYAIRKEVVGAVELLLSHRRSSREKQVPNLMMDTQFSEFTPDITPIMLAAHTNNYEIIKLLVQRKVTIPRPHQIRCDCVACVSSSEVDSLRHSRSRLNVYKTLASPSLIALSSEDPILTAFRLGWELKELSKVENEFRQEYEELSQQCKLFAKDLLDQARSSRELETILNHRDDLSEELDPQDCRDLAKLKLAIKYHQKEFVSQPNCQQLLATLWYDGFPGWRRRHWAVKLVTCFTIGLLFPIFSLVYLLAPRSALGLFIKKPFIKFICHTASYLTFLFLLLLASQHIVRTDLHVQGPPPTVVEWMILPWVLGFIWAEIKEMWDGGFTEYVHDWWNLMDFAMNSLYLATISLKIVAYFKYNSSRPREEWEMWHPTLIAEGLFAIANIFSSLRLISLFTANSHLGPLQISLGRMLLDILKFLFIYCLVLLAFANGLNQLYFYYETKASDEPNNCKGIRCEKQNNAFSTLFETLQSLFWSIFGLLNLYVTNVKARHEFTEFVGATMFGTYNVISLVVLLNMLIAMMNNSYQLIADHADIEWKFARTKLWMSYFDEGGTLPPPFNIVPSPKSVWYLCVWTHNRLCGRDHPSPDNPRKHENLKEFTERHADNLIQNQHYQEVIRNLVKRYVAAMIRSAKTDEGLTEENFKELKQDISSFRYEVLDLLGDRKPPRRTYSSSSEATQQDEANEEEGAGQAQGQSRDQGAKGVSFSTSIAERKNKDSGFSVSALFKSMSGAEGAVDNKPKCNGLRFSSSPPPSAALTRSSGRLQRFSKSKRDSIRRLGLLFSRMNGHVPEPRSPPPRMHQPTYSISGGLLRQPTTWPDIQIPPNPPVTHSLFHLGVNLNELPHGPPQALPLGSPQQANGSDSLLLRPAGHSLPPPGHSLPPLHCASSITASSSRAVLLGSSEDMFEGWIGPCDELDSSEGGAEQEDSITTQL from the exons ATGATGAATCCCATGGCCCAGCTGTACTACAAGAAGGCGAGCTACTCGCCGTACCGCGACCGCATCCCGTTGCAGATCGTGCGGGCGGAAGCGGAGCTGTCAGCGGAGGAGCGGGCGTACCTGACGGCGGTGGAGAAGGGCGACTATGCCGGGGTGAAGCTGGCCCTGCAGGAGGCGGAgatctactacaacatcaacgTGAACTGCCTGGACCCGCTGGGGCGCAGCGCGCTGCTCATCGCCATCGAGAACGAGAACCTGGAGGTGATGGAGCTGCTGCTCAACCACGGCGTGCACGTGGGCGACGCACTGCTCTACGCCATCCGCAAGGAGGTGGTGGGCGCCGTGGAGCTGCTGCTGTCCCATCGCAGGTCcagcagagagaaacag GTGCCCAACCTGATGATGGATACCCAGTTCTCAGAGTTTACCCCTGACATCACACCCATCATGCTGGCAGCTCACACCAACAACTATGAGATCATCAAGCTGCTGGTCCAGCGCAAGGTGACCATCCCCCGGCCCCACCAGATCCGCTGCGACTGCGTGGCCTGTGTGTCCAGCTCCGAGGTGGACAGCCTGCGTCACTCACGCTCCCGCCTCAACGTCTACAAGACCCTGGCCAGCCCGTCCCTCATCGCCCTGTCCAGCGAAGACCCCATCCTGACTGCCTTCCGCCTGGGCTGGGAGCTGAAGGAGCTAAGCAAG GTGGAGAACGAGTTCCGTCAGGAGTACGAGGAGCTGTCCCAGCAGTGTAAGCTGTTTGCCAAGGACCTGCTGGACCAGGCCAGGAGCTCTAGAGAGCTGGAGACCATCCTCAACCACCGCGATGACCTCAGTGAGGAGCTAGACCCACAGGACTGCCGTGACCTGGCCAAGCTCAAACTAGCTATCAAGTACCACCAGAAAGAG tTTGTGTCCCAGCCAAACTGTCAGCAGCTTCTGGCCACCCTGTGGTACGACGGTTTCCCCGGGTGGCGCAGACGCCACTGGGCGGTCAAGCTGGTCACCTGCTTCACCATCGGCCTGCTCTTCCCCATCTTCTCCCTGGTCTACCTGCTGGCCCCTAGGAGTGCCCTGGGCCTCTTCATCAAGAAGCCCTTCATCAAGTTCATCTGCCACACAGCCTCCTACCTGACTtttcttttcctcctcctcctggcctccCAGCACATCGTGAGAACAGACCTGCACGTCCAGGGCCCGCCGCCCACCGTGGTGGAGTGGATGATCCTTCCCTGGGTGCTGG GCTTCATCTGGGCTGAGATAAAGGAGATGTGGGACGGCGGCTTCACTGAGTACGTCCATGACTGGTGGAACCTGATGGACTTTGCCATGAACTCTCTCTACTTGGCCACCATCTCACTCAAAATAGTTGCTTACTTCAAG TACAACAGCTCTCGGCCGCGGGAGGAGTGGGAGATGTGGCACCCGACGCTGATCGCCGAGGGCCTGTTTGCTATCGCCAACATCTTCAGCTCCCTGCGCCTCATCTCCCTGTTCACAGCCAACTCCCACCTGGGGCCTCTGCAGATCTCCCTGGGACGCATGTTGCTGGACATCCTCAAGTTCCTCTTCATCTACTGCCTGGTGCTGCTGGCCTTCGCCAACGGGCTCAACCAGCTGTACTTCTACTACGAGACCAAGGCCTCGGATGAGCCCAACAACTGCAAGGGCATCCGCTGTGAGAAGCAGAACAACGCCTTCTCTAC GCTGTTTGAGACGTTACAGTCCCTGTTCTGGTCGATATTCGGCCTGCTCAACCTGTACGTGACCAACGTGAAGGCACGCCATGAGTTCACGGAGTTTGTGGGAGCCACCATGTTCGGTACCTACAACGTTATCTCCCTGGTGGTGCTGCTCAACATGCTCATCGCCATGATGAACAACTCCTATCAGCTCATCGCT GATCATGCGGACATTGAATGGAAGTTTGCTCGCACCAAGCTGTGGATGAGTTATTTTGACGAGGGAGGAACTCTCCCTCCGCCCTTCAACATCGTCCCCAGCCCCAAGTCAGTGTGGTacctgtgtgtgtggacgcacaaCCGCCTGTGTGGACGGGACCATCCCAGTCCTGACAACCCGAGGAAACACGAGAACTTAAAGGAGTTCACG GAGCGGCATGCTGACAACCTGATTCAGAACCAGCATTATCAG GAGGTGATCAGGAACCTGGTAAAGAGGTATGTAGCAGCCATGATCCGCAGTGCTAAGACAGACGAGGGTCTGACAGAGGAGAATTTTAAG GAGCTCAAGCAGGACATCTCCAGTTTCCGCTACGAGGTGTTAGACCTGTTGGGGGACAGGAAGCCTCCGCGGAGGACCTACTCATCCAGCAGTGAGGCTACCCAGCAGGACGAGGCCAACGAGGAAGAAGGGGCTGGACAGGCCCAGGGTCAGTCCAGGGACCAAGGGGCTAAGGGGGTATCCTTCAGCACGTCTATCGCTGAGAGGAAGAACAAGGACTCTGGGTTCAGCGTCTCCGCCCTCTTTAAGTCCATGTCAGGGGCAGAGGGGGCAGTGGACAACAAACCAAAGTGCAACGGGCTCaggttctcctcctcccccccgcCCTCTGCTGCGTTAACCCGCAGTAGTGGCCGGCTGCAACGCTTCTCCAAGTCCAAAAGAGACTCCATCAGGCGGCTGGGCCTGCTCTTCTCCCGCATGAACGGACACGTCCCAGAGCCCAGGTCCCCTCCTCCCAGGATGCACCAGCCCACCTACAGCATCTCAGGCGGTCTGCTTCGGCAGCCCACAACCTGGCCGGACATCCAGATCCCCCCCAATCCCCCGGTTACACACAGCCTGTTCCACCTGGGGGTGAACCTGAACGAGCTACCACATGGCCCTCCCCAGGCCCTGCCATTGGGGTCACCCCAGCAGGCTAACGGAAGTGACAGTCTGCTCCTGCGACCCGCGGGCCACTCCTTACCACCGCCAGGCCACtccctgccacccctgcactgtgCTTCCAGCATCACGGCCTCCAGCTCCCGGGCTGTCCTCCTGGGCTCTAGTGAGGACATGTTTGAGGGCTGGATAGGACCTTGTGACGAGCTGGACTCCTCTGAGGGGGGGGCTGAGCAAGAGGactccatcacaacacagcttTAG